One genomic window of Clostridium taeniosporum includes the following:
- a CDS encoding GDSL-type esterase/lipase family protein → MDKHVDIIFLGDSLTFGYGVHKKDSWVYKIQNTISLTSLNKGCNGDTSTGMLTRYYEDVIKYTPNKIFIMCGSNDLLLGRTVKSIIKNIELMIKEALEINSKIILGIPPSIIGDMASKLFSYSPFYNYSEKNLPILREEIINLSINYNLSYIDFYSIILNNNDIYLDGIHLNSLGNDIMYKNAISYF, encoded by the coding sequence ATGGATAAACATGTAGATATTATATTTTTAGGTGATAGTTTAACATTTGGATATGGTGTTCATAAAAAAGATTCTTGGGTTTATAAAATTCAAAATACTATAAGCTTAACATCATTAAATAAAGGTTGTAATGGTGATACAAGTACAGGTATGCTTACAAGATATTATGAAGATGTAATAAAGTATACTCCTAATAAAATATTTATTATGTGTGGTAGCAATGATTTACTTTTAGGACGAACTGTAAAATCAATAATTAAAAATATAGAACTAATGATTAAAGAAGCTTTAGAAATTAACTCTAAAATTATACTTGGTATTCCACCTTCAATTATAGGCGATATGGCAAGTAAATTATTTTCGTACTCTCCATTTTATAACTATTCAGAAAAAAATTTACCTATACTAAGAGAGGAAATAATTAATTTATCAATTAACTATAATCTCTCTTATATAGATTTCTATTCAATTATTTTAAATAACAATGATATATATTTAGATGGAATACATCTTAATTCTTTAGGCAATGATATTATGTATAAAAATGCTATATCTTATTTTTAA
- a CDS encoding alpha/beta fold hydrolase — MNLLPHSNGFQRIKPPKFNLLDFLRKSVIIIIVFLIIGFLVQSMSNFIANETLKANLKYVRIETRKLEYKIKGTGSHTVVFDGGIGSNIYEWDEVCKKLERDYDVKTFVYNREGYGFSDSGERRSPEEQAEDLKNLLKKSGANEPYIFVSEEYGSLISMSFAEKYPELVGGLVLINPLSYDLVNSKEYSDSIKWQYYKSKLRYLGSYFYITELCDKLGILKSETDIEDLPKGAQEEINIHKNKKNYTKAIYDEIGNLYKKDFKTDINKIIETVPTYLISNEITSEIENIPENSLLTVYKSSILSTPYALHDQESIIDGVNNILKKAKRLEKINS, encoded by the coding sequence ATGAATTTATTGCCTCACTCTAATGGATTTCAAAGGATTAAACCACCTAAATTTAATTTATTAGATTTTTTAAGAAAATCAGTAATTATTATTATAGTTTTTCTTATAATTGGATTTTTAGTACAATCCATGAGCAATTTTATTGCTAATGAAACGTTAAAAGCAAATTTAAAATATGTAAGGATAGAAACTAGAAAGTTAGAGTACAAGATAAAAGGAACAGGATCACATACAGTAGTTTTTGATGGAGGAATTGGAAGTAATATATATGAATGGGATGAAGTTTGCAAGAAATTAGAGCGCGATTATGACGTTAAAACATTTGTATATAATAGAGAAGGATATGGATTTAGTGATTCCGGGGAAAGAAGAAGTCCAGAAGAACAAGCAGAGGATTTAAAGAATTTATTAAAAAAGTCTGGTGCTAATGAGCCGTATATATTTGTAAGTGAAGAATATGGTAGTTTAATTTCTATGAGTTTTGCTGAAAAATATCCAGAATTAGTAGGTGGACTTGTATTAATAAATCCATTGTCCTATGATTTAGTAAATAGTAAAGAATATTCAGATTCAATAAAATGGCAGTATTATAAATCAAAGCTAAGATATTTAGGAAGTTATTTTTATATAACAGAATTGTGTGATAAATTAGGAATATTAAAAAGTGAAACTGATATAGAAGATTTACCAAAAGGAGCACAAGAGGAAATTAATATACATAAAAATAAGAAAAATTATACTAAAGCGATATATGATGAAATAGGAAATTTATATAAAAAAGATTTTAAAACTGATATTAATAAAATAATAGAAACTGTACCAACATATTTAATAAGTAATGAAATTACGTCTGAAATAGAGAATATACCAGAAAATTCACTATTAACAGTATATAAATCTTCAATATTAAGTACTCCATATGCATTACATGATCAAGAAAGTATTATAGATGGAGTTAATAATATATTAAAAAAAGCCAAAAGACTAGAAAAAATTAATTCGTAA
- a CDS encoding carboxypeptidase-like regulatory domain-containing protein: protein MSGRISVCSICPRENEQIDAVIRLSKDRRSCIYGTVIDENGAAVPDAVVKLLQITGCRGKTPVPLTHTFTDKYGQFLLGPLCPGKRYMLKVYKDNVSIRYAPLDVDCYEGSCISADETSPDSDEDLIYCGGKPHR from the coding sequence ATGAGCGGAAGAATAAGTGTATGTTCTATTTGTCCTAGAGAAAATGAACAAATTGATGCGGTAATTAGATTGTCAAAAGACAGAAGAAGTTGCATTTATGGAACAGTAATAGATGAAAATGGAGCTGCTGTACCTGATGCAGTGGTTAAATTATTACAAATCACTGGTTGTAGAGGAAAAACTCCAGTTCCATTAACTCATACTTTCACTGATAAATATGGCCAATTTTTACTTGGACCTTTATGTCCGGGTAAAAGGTATATGTTAAAAGTATATAAAGATAATGTTTCAATTAGATATGCACCATTAGATGTTGATTGTTATGAGGGCAGTTGTATATCAGCAGATGAAACAAGTCCTGATTCAGATGAAGATCTAATTTATTGTGGAGGAAAGCCTCATAGATAA
- a CDS encoding glycosyltransferase family 4 protein produces MEIAIDARSSTLHQGTGIGTYTNNVISNMLSLNSKDNFTLFCSGKFNKNFINDNTNIIYSSGKHSGFYEKYYIPNILKEKKVDLYHIPQNGIGLEYSNSYKKVVTIHDLIPYVMPETVGKGYLERFLRDMPRIIFNSDGILTVSEYSKKDILKFFNGYPEDKIFVTPLAANSKFKILNKKRCKNYLKSKFNINSEFALYIGGFSSRKNVFGLIKAYMEIYKDLKNQCKLVLVGGLKDEGEKLLNFVKNNNLEDNIIFPGYVSDNLLPIFYNACEVFVYPSFYEGFGLPPLEAMSCGAPVISSNISSIPEVTSTDAVLINPYDEDSLKNSLIKVLNNDNLKADLSKRGYNRSLQFTWRQTAKKTLDAYKKILQS; encoded by the coding sequence ATGGAAATTGCTATAGATGCTCGTAGTTCTACATTACATCAAGGTACTGGTATAGGTACTTATACTAACAATGTTATATCTAATATGTTATCTTTAAATTCTAAAGATAACTTTACTTTATTTTGCTCTGGAAAATTTAATAAGAACTTCATTAATGATAATACAAATATTATATATTCTTCTGGAAAGCATTCAGGTTTTTATGAAAAATATTATATTCCAAATATATTAAAAGAAAAGAAAGTTGATCTTTATCATATTCCACAGAACGGAATTGGTCTAGAATACTCTAATTCTTATAAAAAAGTAGTTACTATACATGATTTAATTCCTTATGTAATGCCTGAAACAGTAGGTAAGGGATATTTAGAACGTTTTCTTAGAGATATGCCTAGAATCATATTTAACTCAGATGGTATACTTACAGTATCCGAGTATTCAAAAAAAGATATTTTAAAATTTTTTAATGGTTATCCTGAAGATAAAATATTTGTTACTCCACTTGCTGCTAACTCTAAATTTAAAATCTTAAATAAAAAAAGATGTAAAAATTATCTTAAATCCAAATTTAACATAAATAGCGAATTTGCTTTATATATAGGTGGATTTAGTTCAAGAAAAAATGTTTTTGGACTAATTAAAGCTTATATGGAAATTTATAAAGATTTAAAAAATCAATGTAAACTAGTTTTAGTAGGTGGATTAAAAGATGAAGGTGAAAAATTGTTAAATTTTGTGAAAAACAATAATTTGGAAGATAATATTATTTTTCCCGGATATGTAAGTGATAATTTATTACCTATATTCTATAATGCATGTGAAGTATTTGTATATCCTTCCTTTTATGAAGGTTTTGGTTTACCTCCATTAGAAGCTATGAGTTGTGGTGCTCCTGTGATTTCATCTAATATTTCATCTATCCCAGAAGTAACGTCAACTGATGCTGTACTTATAAATCCTTATGATGAAGATTCATTAAAAAATTCATTAATTAAAGTTCTTAACAATGACAATTTAAAAGCTGATTTATCTAAGAGAGGATATAACAGAAGCCTCCAATTTACTTGGAGGCAAACAGCTAAAAAAACACTAGATGCTTATAAGAAAATTTTACAATCTTAA
- a CDS encoding RusA family crossover junction endodeoxyribonuclease, which produces MTTYAKIIVNGSPITKSNFKLHNINGRAILPSNSGKYHDRYALYEQEIALIARNQNPDIVLEESLIAILKVYYKSEKRHPDTINITKSIFDGIEKSGLIINDAQITRIIVEEYYDKQNPRFELELFGESEYEINYSINKKSIIDNPKLYFPIKKNILKRDSDKNIDKNINSNKNTVTNKNICAICNNEIKTKDYMTADGGKTLICKKCFNKLF; this is translated from the coding sequence ATGACAACTTACGCTAAAATAATAGTTAACGGATCACCAATAACAAAATCAAATTTTAAATTACATAATATTAATGGACGTGCTATTTTACCTAGTAATTCTGGTAAATATCATGATAGATATGCTTTATATGAACAAGAAATTGCACTTATAGCTAGAAATCAAAATCCTGATATTGTCTTAGAAGAAAGTTTAATTGCTATACTTAAAGTTTACTATAAAAGTGAAAAGCGCCATCCTGATACAATTAATATAACTAAAAGTATATTTGATGGAATCGAGAAGAGTGGGCTTATAATAAATGATGCTCAGATTACTAGAATAATTGTTGAAGAATATTATGATAAACAAAATCCTAGATTCGAATTAGAACTGTTTGGAGAAAGTGAGTATGAGATTAACTATTCTATAAATAAAAAATCTATTATAGATAATCCTAAATTATATTTTCCAATAAAAAAAAATATATTAAAACGTGATTCTGATAAAAATATAGATAAAAATATTAATTCTAATAAAAATACAGTTACAAACAAAAATATATGTGCAATTTGTAATAATGAAATAAAAACAAAAGATTATATGACAGCAGATGGTGGAAAAACTTTAATATGCAAAAAATGTTTTAATAAATTATTTTAA
- a CDS encoding NAD(P)/FAD-dependent oxidoreductase, whose product MLEYDLAVIGGGIAGMTAALGAVKNGIKKILIFEREHSLGGILNQCIHNAFGENFLGEKVTGPEYVNFIEEKLKKFNVDIKLKTNVIDITDDNEITYVNSIEGSKEIKAKAIILATGAREVYTGSVIVPTHGLTGIFTLGSVHRLINLEGYLPGKKTVIIAKNKWGFLVARRIIIEGGSVEAVIIEDEIKDLIDKEIESLIDGFSIEILENSRVVEIYGDSRVNKIKVLNLKEDITSKIECDSLILSVGFRPENKLAKNLKIDINKNTLIPETKEFETSKVGVFACGNLIYGKLALIMEEKDGLNCGIKAANYIKNKI is encoded by the coding sequence ATGTTAGAATATGATTTAGCTGTAATTGGTGGAGGCATAGCAGGCATGACTGCTGCTTTAGGAGCAGTGAAGAATGGAATAAAAAAAATATTAATATTTGAAAGAGAACATAGTTTAGGTGGAATATTAAATCAATGTATACATAATGCATTTGGTGAAAATTTTTTAGGTGAAAAAGTAACAGGACCTGAATATGTAAACTTTATTGAAGAAAAACTAAAAAAATTTAATGTAGATATTAAACTTAAAACAAATGTTATTGATATAACAGATGATAATGAAATAACTTATGTTAATTCAATAGAGGGTAGTAAAGAGATTAAAGCTAAAGCTATAATTTTAGCAACTGGAGCAAGAGAAGTTTATACTGGAAGTGTTATAGTACCAACTCATGGATTAACAGGAATATTTACTTTAGGATCAGTACATAGATTAATCAATTTAGAGGGGTATCTTCCAGGGAAAAAAACAGTAATAATTGCTAAAAATAAATGGGGATTTTTAGTTGCAAGGCGTATAATAATTGAAGGTGGAAGTGTAGAAGCAGTAATAATTGAAGATGAGATTAAAGATTTGATAGATAAAGAAATTGAAAGCTTGATAGATGGATTTTCTATAGAAATTTTAGAAAATTCTAGAGTTGTAGAGATTTATGGTGATAGTAGAGTAAATAAAATCAAAGTACTTAATTTGAAGGAAGATATAACTTCAAAAATAGAATGTGATTCTTTAATTTTATCCGTTGGATTTAGACCAGAAAATAAACTTGCTAAAAATTTAAAGATAGATATTAATAAAAATACATTAATCCCAGAAACAAAAGAATTTGAAACATCTAAAGTAGGCGTTTTTGCATGTGGTAATTTAATATATGGAAAATTAGCACTTATAATGGAAGAAAAAGATGGTCTTAATTGTGGAATAAAAGCAGCAAATTATATTAAAAATAAGATATAG
- a CDS encoding extracellular solute-binding protein, whose protein sequence is MKKILKYCLTFLVTIVIIISCIIYIQDDNTPKVKGDINVFVKEDSYEYLKYYSEKFMEYNNKAHIKVKIIDDYNEVVNKDKNDEYKASDILLLNRLEFDNLNKNNDIKYKDMRKILDTYSKNFSKSRLNQVKLEDKSIGVPLTSKPIALYIRNDMLSQYGYSSDDINTWSDFVKLGIDIYNKSNGTVHILNATGSDYEDLVSLLIMQYLDEDRTEEQIQKQVKEKIDMFKSNNILNLDEGEKFIARISSIDAMRELKALDVKCEWTVINPPSIGLGSNRFYCEEGDNLIVLGEGQENDELTERFVTYLIANTKNSIDFIQKGKFFSSFLYTYKNVKIEEQIKNFNGKSPLVVMSNIEEKAPIIKEYSKYINIKNKFFN, encoded by the coding sequence ATGAAAAAGATACTTAAATATTGCTTAACTTTTCTTGTTACTATAGTAATTATAATATCGTGTATAATTTATATTCAAGATGATAATACACCAAAAGTTAAGGGAGATATAAATGTTTTTGTGAAAGAAGATTCTTATGAATATTTAAAATATTATAGTGAAAAATTTATGGAATACAATAATAAGGCACATATAAAAGTAAAGATTATTGATGATTATAATGAAGTAGTTAATAAAGATAAGAATGATGAATATAAAGCAAGTGATATATTATTATTAAATAGATTAGAATTTGATAATTTAAATAAAAATAATGATATTAAATATAAAGATATGAGAAAAATTTTAGATACATATTCTAAAAATTTCTCTAAATCAAGATTAAATCAAGTTAAGTTAGAAGATAAATCAATAGGTGTTCCATTAACTTCTAAACCAATAGCATTATATATAAGAAATGATATGTTAAGTCAATATGGATATAGTAGTGATGATATTAATACTTGGTCTGATTTCGTAAAATTAGGTATTGATATATATAATAAAAGTAATGGAACTGTACACATTTTAAATGCTACAGGTAGTGATTATGAAGACTTAGTAAGTTTACTTATTATGCAATATTTGGATGAAGATAGGACAGAAGAACAGATACAAAAACAAGTTAAAGAAAAAATAGATATGTTTAAGAGTAATAATATATTAAATTTAGATGAAGGTGAAAAATTTATAGCTAGAATTTCATCTATTGATGCAATGAGAGAACTTAAGGCACTAGATGTAAAATGTGAATGGACTGTAATAAATCCACCTAGTATAGGTTTAGGATCTAATAGATTTTATTGTGAAGAAGGAGATAATCTAATAGTATTAGGAGAAGGACAAGAAAATGATGAATTAACAGAAAGATTTGTAACATACTTAATAGCAAATACAAAAAATTCAATTGATTTTATTCAAAAAGGTAAGTTTTTTTCTAGTTTTCTTTATACTTATAAAAATGTAAAAATAGAAGAACAAATTAAAAATTTTAATGGAAAAAGCCCTCTCGTTGTAATGAGCAATATAGAAGAGAAGGCCCCAATTATAAAAGAATATAGTAAATATATTAATATAAAAAATAAATTTTTTAATTGA
- the tsaD gene encoding tRNA (adenosine(37)-N6)-threonylcarbamoyltransferase complex transferase subunit TsaD, which yields MDKKLILAIESSCDETSAAVVVDGREVLSNVISTQIDTHKKFGGVVPEVASRMHIEIIDYVVKKALDDAGVSLDDIDAIGVTYGPGLIGALLVGLQYAKGLAFSSKKPLVGVNHIEGHICANFIQYKELKPPFISLVVSGGHTFIVSVNDYCDFEVIGKTRDDAVGEAYDKVARALGLGYPGGPKIDKLAKEGNPDAINFPRAKFHEDTLDFSFSGVKSAVLNYLNKAKMKGVEVNRADVAASFQKAVINVLKDNVFLTCKKKKVNKIAVAGGVASNSCLRETLKKEGALRKIEILFPEPVLCTDNAAMIGSAAYFNYEKNYISPLDINAKPNLKLGER from the coding sequence ATGGATAAAAAATTAATTTTAGCAATAGAATCAAGTTGTGATGAAACTTCAGCAGCAGTTGTTGTTGATGGAAGAGAAGTTTTATCGAATGTTATATCTACACAAATAGATACTCATAAAAAATTTGGTGGTGTAGTACCAGAAGTTGCATCTAGAATGCATATTGAAATAATAGATTATGTAGTAAAAAAAGCTTTAGATGATGCAGGGGTTTCTTTAGATGATATTGATGCTATAGGAGTTACTTATGGACCTGGCTTAATAGGTGCACTTTTAGTTGGACTTCAATATGCGAAAGGATTAGCATTTTCATCTAAAAAGCCATTAGTTGGTGTAAATCATATAGAAGGTCATATATGTGCTAATTTTATACAATATAAAGAGTTAAAGCCACCATTTATATCTTTAGTTGTATCTGGAGGACATACTTTTATAGTTTCTGTTAATGATTATTGTGATTTTGAAGTAATTGGTAAAACAAGAGATGATGCTGTTGGTGAAGCTTATGATAAAGTAGCAAGAGCTTTAGGTCTTGGATATCCTGGTGGTCCTAAAATTGATAAATTAGCTAAAGAGGGTAATCCGGATGCAATTAATTTTCCAAGGGCTAAGTTTCATGAAGATACATTAGATTTTTCATTCAGTGGAGTAAAATCTGCAGTGTTAAATTATTTAAATAAAGCTAAGATGAAGGGCGTTGAAGTTAATAGAGCTGATGTAGCAGCATCATTTCAAAAAGCCGTTATAAATGTTTTAAAAGACAATGTATTTTTAACTTGTAAAAAGAAAAAGGTTAATAAAATAGCTGTAGCAGGTGGAGTTGCTTCTAATTCTTGTTTAAGAGAGACTCTAAAAAAAGAAGGTGCATTAAGAAAAATTGAAATTTTATTTCCAGAACCAGTATTATGTACAGATAATGCAGCTATGATAGGAAGTGCAGCATATTTTAATTATGAAAAGAATTATATTTCTCCATTAGATATAAATGCAAAACCTAATTTAAAGTTGGGAGAACGTTAA
- a CDS encoding LTA synthase family protein, giving the protein MHSYKNKITNLFNKNRMNQWILFIFPLITIFLKCIFFQGFITNSNPYNFNFNAGYDYARPFLNYYLAFILIFISFSLLFKGKSRIIYLFVINILLTVVIILDVCYFRGFLTVPSVLITMQTANLDNLSGAIYSMFSAFDFIFIIDFFLLGIYVYLTRKYIYKINKRAIKTFLITFIAPILFIAYIPFNIHILNNKDVKNAYLYDNYDPTNTARYFSPIGYHVFDLYTVYRDSKPYKFTIEDENKLNKLFQIKNENLPNNDYFGISKGKNLIYIQVESLENFVINKSINGKEITPVLNDLTSKGFYFPNIFEQVNEGTSSDCDLMVNTSMFPLRRGSTFFRYPNTAYNSLPNILEKDGYSSIAIHPDKGSFWNYSAGLKSIGFDKFNDYYSFNADEIIGMGISDGSYFKQVVPMLKEQSKPFYALTVTLTSHGPFDIPKEYRELNLDPELDENELGGYFESLHYTDAQIGNFLKLLDSEGLLDNSIIAIMGDHTGVHKYYNDSIENLSNKEDWYLDTGNPVVPLVVYDTSIKNGQTFDLYGGQIDVMPTLLYMLGIDKKEYENTVLGRNLLNTKKSFAILTNGTIRDKDTLSNEEKKVYKNILDLSDKMIRANYFKK; this is encoded by the coding sequence ATGCATTCTTACAAAAATAAAATTACTAATTTATTTAATAAAAACAGAATGAATCAATGGATACTATTTATATTCCCTTTAATTACTATATTTCTTAAATGTATATTTTTTCAAGGATTTATTACAAATAGTAACCCATATAACTTTAATTTTAATGCTGGTTATGACTATGCTAGACCTTTTTTAAATTATTATCTAGCTTTTATTTTAATATTCATAAGTTTTTCCCTTTTATTTAAAGGTAAATCAAGAATAATATATCTTTTTGTAATAAATATTTTATTAACTGTTGTTATCATATTAGATGTTTGTTATTTTAGAGGATTTTTAACAGTTCCTTCTGTTCTTATTACTATGCAAACAGCAAATTTAGATAATTTATCTGGCGCCATATATTCTATGTTTAGTGCTTTCGATTTTATTTTTATAATAGATTTCTTTTTATTAGGAATTTATGTTTATCTTACTAGAAAATACATATATAAAATAAATAAAAGAGCAATAAAAACTTTCCTTATAACTTTTATTGCGCCAATATTATTTATAGCTTATATTCCTTTTAATATACATATTTTAAATAATAAAGATGTTAAAAATGCTTATTTATATGATAATTACGATCCAACAAATACAGCTAGATACTTTTCACCAATAGGATATCATGTATTTGATTTATATACAGTTTATCGTGATTCAAAACCATATAAATTTACAATTGAAGATGAGAATAAATTGAATAAATTATTCCAAATAAAAAATGAAAACTTACCTAATAATGATTACTTTGGTATATCTAAAGGTAAAAATCTCATTTATATTCAAGTAGAATCTTTAGAAAATTTCGTTATAAATAAAAGTATTAATGGAAAAGAAATTACTCCTGTTTTAAATGATTTAACATCTAAAGGATTTTATTTTCCTAATATATTTGAACAAGTTAATGAAGGGACAAGTTCTGATTGTGATTTAATGGTTAATACATCCATGTTTCCACTAAGAAGAGGTAGTACTTTCTTTAGATATCCAAATACAGCTTATAACTCTTTGCCTAATATTTTAGAGAAAGATGGTTATAGCAGTATTGCTATTCATCCTGATAAAGGATCATTTTGGAATTATTCTGCTGGACTTAAATCAATAGGATTTGATAAATTTAATGATTATTATTCATTTAATGCTGATGAAATCATTGGCATGGGAATAAGCGATGGAAGCTATTTTAAACAAGTTGTTCCAATGCTAAAAGAACAATCTAAACCATTCTATGCTTTAACAGTAACTTTAACAAGTCACGGTCCATTTGACATACCAAAAGAATACAGGGAATTAAATCTTGATCCTGAATTAGATGAAAATGAATTAGGTGGATATTTTGAAAGTTTACATTATACAGATGCTCAAATAGGTAATTTCTTAAAATTATTAGATAGTGAAGGTTTATTAGACAATAGTATTATTGCTATTATGGGTGATCATACAGGTGTTCATAAATATTATAATGATAGTATTGAAAATTTATCTAATAAAGAAGATTGGTACTTAGATACTGGTAATCCTGTTGTTCCACTTGTAGTTTATGATACATCTATAAAGAATGGACAAACATTTGATTTATATGGTGGACAAATTGATGTTATGCCAACTTTACTTTATATGCTTGGTATTGATAAAAAAGAATATGAAAATACTGTTTTAGGAAGAAATCTTTTAAATACAAAAAAATCATTTGCTATCTTAACTAATGGTACAATTAGAGATAAAGATACTCTTTCTAATGAAGAAAAAAAAGTCTATAAAAATATTCTTGATCTATCAGATAAAATGATAAGAGCTAATTATTTTAAAAAATAA
- a CDS encoding S1C family serine protease, whose product MDNKEDFIDVHENEIKYTDDNFSEKNERKKRRKKIIKRVAGSLLLALIGGLFGSGITYFLVKDNMTTVQYKNYTPSVFTQQTSSGTLSTTEAFNKVAPAVVIVSTKGLSNLGFFPQEVEGIGSGFIINEDGYILTNYHVIQGANEVKVTLSDGKEVNAKVVNYDETKDLAMIKVEDGTKVPAVAELGDSEALLPGDQVIAIGTPLSKEFAQTLTQGIISAVNRNVSTQNGTSVNLIQTDAAINPGNSGGPLVNSKGQVIGINSMKIGTQLSGTSVEGMGFAIPINEVKDKIESLSKPILTLGIQVREIDSKLAKRYDLQEGIYVAGVEEFSPAEKAGVKVGDVIIKFDGKSITKFNELKELKSGKEAGDKVKVQVVRDGKNVDLEITLEEKPH is encoded by the coding sequence ATGGATAATAAAGAAGATTTTATAGATGTACATGAAAATGAAATTAAATATACAGATGATAATTTTTCAGAAAAAAATGAACGTAAGAAAAGACGAAAAAAAATAATTAAAAGAGTAGCAGGATCATTATTATTAGCATTAATAGGGGGACTTTTTGGAAGTGGAATAACTTATTTTTTAGTCAAAGATAATATGACTACTGTGCAATATAAAAATTACACACCTTCAGTATTTACACAACAAACATCATCAGGGACTTTATCTACAACAGAGGCATTTAATAAAGTAGCACCAGCAGTTGTAATTGTATCTACAAAAGGATTATCAAATTTAGGATTTTTTCCACAAGAGGTTGAAGGAATAGGATCTGGATTTATTATAAATGAAGATGGATACATCTTAACTAATTATCATGTTATACAAGGAGCAAATGAAGTTAAAGTTACTTTAAGCGATGGAAAAGAAGTTAATGCAAAAGTAGTAAATTATGATGAGACAAAAGATTTAGCTATGATTAAAGTTGAAGATGGAACTAAGGTTCCTGCTGTTGCTGAACTTGGTGATTCTGAGGCACTACTACCTGGAGATCAAGTTATAGCAATTGGAACACCACTTTCAAAAGAATTTGCTCAGACTCTTACACAAGGTATTATAAGTGCTGTAAATAGAAATGTTTCAACTCAAAATGGAACTAGTGTTAATCTTATACAAACAGATGCAGCTATAAATCCAGGGAATAGTGGAGGACCATTAGTAAATTCTAAAGGTCAAGTTATAGGAATAAATTCAATGAAGATAGGTACTCAATTAAGTGGAACTAGCGTTGAAGGAATGGGATTTGCTATTCCAATAAATGAAGTAAAAGATAAGATAGAGTCTTTATCTAAGCCTATATTAACTTTAGGAATACAAGTAAGAGAAATTGATAGTAAACTTGCAAAAAGATATGATTTACAAGAAGGAATATATGTTGCTGGAGTTGAGGAATTTTCACCAGCAGAAAAAGCAGGAGTAAAAGTTGGAGATGTAATAATTAAATTTGATGGTAAGAGCATTACAAAATTTAATGAACTAAAAGAATTAAAATCAGGAAAAGAAGCTGGAGATAAAGTGAAGGTTCAAGTTGTAAGAGACGGAAAGAATGTTGATTTAGAAATCACTTTAGAAGAAAAACCTCATTAA